The Flaviramulus sp. BrNp1-15 genome has a window encoding:
- the purU gene encoding formyltetrahydrofolate deformylase, translating into MNKITILIHCKDRPNIIASVTSFIAENEGNIVYIDQHVDREQDIFFMRLESEFTHESFSTDNFKLSFKTELAEIFNMKWRIYSSERKPKMALFVSKYDHCLYDLLGRYNSGELNLEIPFIISNHLDLKPIADSFKIPFYHIPVTKETKEEAENKQLELLEKYKIDFIVLARYMQIVSGKLISKYTNKIINIHHSFLPAFVGAKPYHSAFKRGVKIIGATSHYVTEELDAGPIIEQDVTHVSHTHSIKDLIAKGRDLEKIVLANAIKLHSTRKVMVYNNKTVIFS; encoded by the coding sequence ATGAACAAGATTACAATTTTAATCCATTGTAAAGATAGACCAAATATTATAGCATCTGTAACAAGTTTTATTGCTGAAAATGAAGGTAATATTGTATATATAGATCAACATGTTGACAGGGAACAAGACATTTTTTTTATGCGTCTAGAAAGTGAGTTTACTCATGAATCTTTTTCTACAGATAATTTTAAATTATCGTTTAAAACAGAATTAGCAGAAATTTTTAATATGAAGTGGCGCATTTACTCTTCTGAAAGAAAACCAAAAATGGCTTTATTCGTTTCTAAATATGATCATTGTTTATATGACTTGTTAGGACGATACAATTCTGGAGAACTCAATTTAGAAATTCCATTTATAATAAGTAATCATCTAGATTTAAAACCAATTGCTGATAGCTTTAAAATTCCTTTCTATCATATTCCTGTAACTAAAGAAACTAAAGAGGAAGCAGAAAATAAGCAGTTGGAACTTTTAGAAAAATATAAAATAGATTTTATTGTTTTAGCAAGGTACATGCAAATTGTTTCAGGAAAGTTAATAAGTAAATACACAAATAAGATTATTAATATACATCATTCATTTTTACCCGCATTTGTTGGCGCCAAACCTTATCATTCTGCATTTAAAAGAGGTGTAAAAATAATTGGTGCAACTAGCCATTACGTAACAGAAGAGCTTGATGCTGGACCAATTATTGAACAAGATGTTACACATGTTTCACACACACATTCCATAAAAGATTTAATAGCTAAAGGACGTGATTTAGAAAAAATTGTTTTAGCCAATGCTATTAAATTACATTCTACAAGAAAAGTAATGGTTTACAATAATAAGACTGTTATATTTTCTTAA
- a CDS encoding OmpA family protein, translating to MNKNLFLCLAFLLGIGFTQAQNLPANPEPGKCYVKCITKDEFTTVDETIEVYPAYTKLEVVPATYRTVEDRVLVKEASKKFVYVPATYETIDVPYVKQEGGSSLKVIPASFGSSSRTFEVYPATSGWEYKETACDSPNKEDCVVACFVEYPAQSKDVNFTTLANDASTSSMPVPEVGATYSKRVIKTPARMDEIEIPAEYKTITRRVVATPASTRSVTIPARTQTVSKTVLAKKGGITTWEEVDCGLLSANVLPIFYETGSARITPASKKIIDETLLPLLNSKPVNIELMSHTDSRGNDDYNMSLSQQRANSVVNYLVSKGISRSRLSGRGYGETRLVNRCSNGVECSESQHQKNRRTEFRVLNN from the coding sequence ATGAACAAAAATTTATTTTTATGTCTAGCTTTTTTATTAGGCATCGGCTTTACTCAAGCTCAGAACTTACCAGCAAATCCAGAACCTGGAAAATGTTATGTAAAATGTATTACTAAGGACGAATTCACTACTGTTGATGAAACTATTGAAGTTTATCCTGCGTATACAAAATTAGAAGTAGTTCCTGCAACATACAGAACTGTTGAAGATCGTGTATTAGTTAAAGAAGCTTCTAAAAAATTCGTTTATGTACCAGCTACTTACGAAACTATTGATGTGCCTTACGTAAAACAAGAAGGTGGATCTAGCTTAAAAGTTATTCCAGCTAGTTTTGGTTCTAGCTCAAGAACTTTTGAAGTTTATCCTGCAACTTCTGGTTGGGAGTACAAAGAAACAGCTTGTGATTCTCCAAATAAAGAGGATTGTGTTGTTGCATGTTTTGTTGAATACCCAGCTCAATCTAAAGATGTAAACTTTACAACTTTAGCTAACGATGCTAGCACAAGTAGTATGCCTGTTCCTGAAGTTGGTGCTACTTACTCTAAAAGAGTTATTAAAACTCCTGCAAGAATGGATGAAATTGAAATTCCTGCTGAGTACAAAACTATCACACGTAGAGTTGTAGCTACTCCAGCTTCAACAAGAAGTGTAACTATTCCTGCAAGAACTCAAACTGTTTCTAAAACAGTTTTAGCTAAGAAAGGTGGTATTACTACTTGGGAAGAAGTTGATTGTGGTTTATTAAGTGCTAACGTATTACCTATTTTTTATGAAACAGGTAGCGCTCGTATTACTCCAGCTTCAAAGAAAATAATTGATGAAACATTATTACCATTACTTAACAGCAAGCCTGTTAACATCGAATTAATGTCTCATACAGATTCTAGAGGTAATGATGATTACAACATGTCTTTATCTCAACAACGTGCTAATTCTGTTGTTAACTATTTAGTTTCTAAAGGTATTTCTAGAAGTAGATTATCTGGAAGAGGATATGGTGAAACAAGATTAGTAAACCGTTGTTCAAATGGTGTAGAGTGTTCTGAATCTCAACACCAAAAAAATAGAAGAACTGAGTTTAGAGTATTAAACAACTAA
- a CDS encoding TlpA disulfide reductase family protein, which yields MKFLKILFIVCFLFSPSLFHGQIKISENIQESSIAKSENNALYFVDFWATWCKPCIHVSKYLESLQRQYPEDFYILSLSQESPEVVKKFLLKHQINLAIATDYEGETFTKNNIYSLPYGILYNAQGEKLWEGHPAEFKNYNIDGYLSQHKKRVSVDTFFKVHKYQQTIVKEPEMPKKDFEYSVVKNTEDQSGFQIIDEKNYVQLKGSLQDIIGYALNIYRNQIEISNDLNKYYTMYFKKSSKSYLNMEDSILDALKLKRSVTEKEGEVLILDIDNPNFWDTNQIDWEGNSQKYLIGDSDIQADNVSLNEVTYKLSGLLDMPIVFNKKNKDNSLHDWQIHYKYFELMTANLNDYGLKIQKKFSKYPQYVITKKRSR from the coding sequence ATGAAATTTTTAAAAATATTATTTATTGTTTGTTTTTTATTTAGTCCTTCACTTTTTCATGGTCAAATAAAAATTTCTGAAAATATTCAAGAATCTTCAATAGCAAAAAGTGAAAATAACGCACTTTATTTCGTGGATTTTTGGGCAACATGGTGTAAACCTTGTATTCACGTTTCTAAATATTTAGAATCTTTACAAAGACAATACCCAGAAGATTTCTATATATTATCATTATCTCAAGAAAGTCCAGAAGTTGTAAAGAAGTTTTTACTGAAGCACCAAATAAATTTAGCTATAGCTACAGACTATGAAGGGGAAACTTTTACAAAAAATAATATTTACAGTTTGCCATATGGTATTTTATATAATGCACAAGGTGAAAAGCTTTGGGAAGGACATCCGGCAGAGTTTAAAAATTACAATATAGATGGTTATTTGTCTCAGCATAAAAAACGAGTTTCTGTTGATACATTTTTTAAAGTACATAAATACCAACAGACTATTGTTAAGGAGCCTGAAATGCCAAAAAAGGATTTTGAATATTCTGTAGTAAAAAATACTGAAGATCAATCAGGGTTTCAAATAATTGACGAAAAGAATTATGTACAACTTAAAGGTAGTTTACAAGATATTATAGGATACGCATTAAATATTTATAGAAATCAAATAGAAATATCTAACGATCTAAATAAGTATTACACCATGTATTTTAAAAAGTCTTCCAAATCTTATTTAAATATGGAAGATAGCATATTGGATGCTTTAAAACTTAAAAGAAGTGTAACAGAAAAAGAAGGTGAAGTTTTAATTTTAGATATTGATAACCCAAATTTTTGGGATACTAATCAAATAGATTGGGAAGGAAATAGTCAAAAATATTTAATAGGAGATTCTGATATTCAAGCGGATAATGTGTCGTTAAATGAGGTTACTTATAAACTTTCGGGTTTATTAGATATGCCAATAGTTTTTAATAAAAAGAATAAAGATAATAGCTTACACGATTGGCAAATACACTATAAATATTTTGAATTAATGACTGCAAACTTGAACGATTATGGTCTTAAAATTCAAAAGAAATTTTCAAAATATCCACAATACGTAATAACAAAAAAACGCTCTAGATAG
- a CDS encoding DUF4197 domain-containing protein — MIRKFIALFLIFNLTACAELQQVVNQLPQGTGIGNEEIASGLRQALDFGIEKQVTKLTQTDGFYKNDLVKILLPEELQKVDKALRDIGLSSLADEGLKVLNRAAEDAVKEATPIFVDAVKGITFADAKNILLGNDDAATQYLTTKTQTALYDKFHPVINNSFAKVGADEIWNNLINKYNTIPFTNNVNPDLTDYVTGEALKGVYTMIAVEEKEIRTKLSSRTTDLLKKVFALQD, encoded by the coding sequence ATGATACGAAAATTTATAGCATTATTCTTAATTTTTAATCTAACTGCATGCGCAGAATTGCAACAAGTAGTAAATCAGTTACCACAAGGAACTGGTATTGGTAACGAAGAGATTGCCTCAGGCTTAAGACAAGCTCTAGACTTTGGTATAGAAAAACAAGTTACTAAACTTACACAAACCGACGGATTTTATAAAAATGATTTGGTTAAGATTTTATTACCAGAAGAATTACAAAAAGTAGATAAAGCCCTTAGAGATATTGGTTTAAGTAGTTTAGCAGATGAAGGCTTAAAAGTTTTAAATAGAGCTGCCGAAGATGCTGTAAAAGAAGCTACACCTATTTTTGTTGATGCTGTAAAAGGTATAACATTTGCTGATGCTAAAAATATTTTATTAGGAAATGATGATGCTGCAACACAATATTTAACAACCAAAACTCAAACAGCTCTTTACGATAAATTCCATCCAGTAATTAACAACTCTTTTGCTAAAGTAGGCGCAGACGAAATTTGGAATAATTTAATTAACAAATACAACACAATACCTTTTACAAATAATGTGAATCCAGATTTAACAGATTATGTTACAGGTGAAGCTTTAAAAGGTGTTTACACTATGATTGCTGTTGAAGAAAAAGAAATACGCACCAAACTATCTTCTAGAACAACTGATTTATTGAAGAAAGTTTTTGCGTTACAAGATTAA
- a CDS encoding Lacal_2735 family protein, protein MSRIDDIKSRQIKLNKKYKKLVEQAYNLSQTDSALSDISEYNAIKLLNKLNRLKYLSRELKQPVVS, encoded by the coding sequence ATGAGCAGAATAGATGATATAAAAAGCCGACAAATCAAGCTTAACAAAAAATATAAAAAACTTGTTGAGCAAGCTTATAATTTAAGTCAAACAGATTCTGCTTTAAGTGATATTTCAGAGTATAATGCTATTAAACTGCTTAACAAACTTAATAGGTTAAAGTATCTCTCCAGAGAATTGAAACAACCAGTTGTTTCTTAA
- the pyrF gene encoding orotidine-5'-phosphate decarboxylase, which yields MTTNQLIQQIKKKKSFLCIGLDVDLNKIPKHLLKEEDQIFSFNKAIIDATHHLCVAYKPNTAFYEAYGLKGWKALEKTINYLNENHPEIFTIADAKRGDIGNTSTMYAKAFFEDLAFDSVTVAPYMGKDSVEPFLAFENKHTILLALTSNQGAFDFQTLRVNNHELYKEVLQVSKSWNNSKNLMYVVGATKAEYLGEIRKIIPESFLLVPGVGAQGGNLQDVCKYGMTEDVGLLINSSRGIIYASNNEDFAHAAALKAKSIQEEMETLLSK from the coding sequence ATGACAACAAACCAACTTATACAACAAATCAAAAAAAAGAAATCCTTTTTGTGCATAGGGTTAGATGTTGATTTAAATAAAATTCCAAAGCATCTTTTAAAAGAAGAAGACCAAATATTTTCATTCAATAAAGCCATTATTGATGCAACCCATCATTTATGTGTGGCTTACAAACCCAATACTGCTTTTTATGAAGCTTATGGGCTTAAAGGATGGAAAGCTTTAGAAAAAACGATTAATTATTTAAATGAAAATCATCCAGAAATTTTTACTATAGCTGATGCTAAGCGTGGTGATATTGGTAACACAAGTACTATGTATGCTAAAGCTTTTTTTGAAGATTTAGCTTTTGATTCTGTTACGGTTGCACCTTATATGGGTAAAGATTCAGTAGAGCCATTTTTAGCTTTCGAAAATAAACATACTATACTATTAGCTTTAACCTCAAATCAAGGAGCATTTGACTTTCAAACGTTAAGAGTTAATAATCATGAATTGTATAAAGAAGTTTTACAGGTGTCTAAATCTTGGAATAACTCAAAGAATTTAATGTATGTTGTTGGTGCTACTAAAGCTGAATATTTAGGAGAAATAAGAAAAATAATTCCAGAAAGTTTTTTATTAGTTCCAGGAGTAGGAGCACAAGGAGGTAACTTACAAGACGTTTGTAAATATGGAATGACAGAAGATGTAGGCTTGCTTATAAATTCTTCAAGAGGTATTATATACGCCTCGAATAACGAAGATTTTGCGCATGCTGCCGCTTTAAAAGCAAAAAGTATTCAAGAGGAAATGGAAACACTTTTATCTAAATAG
- the prfA gene encoding peptide chain release factor 1: MLEKLQIVKQRFDEVSDLIIQPDIMTDQKRYIALNREYKDLRVLMDKREKYIELTDNLAEAEAIIADGSDSEMVEMAKMQYDESKEGIPKLEEEIKVLLIPKDPEDSKNAVVELRAGTGGDEASIFAGDLFRMYTKYCESKGWRVDTVDFSEGTNGGFKEIQFEVSGEDVYGTLKFEAGVHRVQRVPQTETQGRVHTSAATVMVFPEAEEFDIEINPKDVRIDFFCSSGPGGQSVNTTYSAVRLTHIPTGLVAQCQDQKSQHKNKEKAFKVLRSRLYDLELAKKQEEDAAKRGSMVSSGDRSAKIRTYNYPQGRVTDHRIGLTLYDLQNIINGDIQKIIDELQLAENTEKLKASDEHI; the protein is encoded by the coding sequence ATGTTAGAGAAATTACAAATAGTAAAACAACGTTTTGATGAGGTTAGTGATTTAATCATTCAACCAGATATCATGACTGATCAAAAACGTTATATAGCACTTAATAGAGAATACAAAGACTTGCGAGTTCTTATGGATAAGCGAGAAAAATATATTGAACTTACCGATAATTTAGCTGAAGCCGAAGCCATAATTGCAGATGGAAGCGATTCAGAAATGGTAGAAATGGCTAAAATGCAATATGATGAATCAAAAGAGGGTATCCCTAAATTAGAAGAAGAAATAAAAGTACTTTTAATACCTAAAGATCCTGAAGATTCTAAAAATGCGGTTGTTGAATTACGTGCTGGAACAGGTGGTGATGAAGCTAGTATTTTTGCAGGCGATTTATTTAGAATGTACACTAAATACTGTGAAAGCAAAGGTTGGCGTGTTGATACAGTAGATTTTAGTGAAGGTACAAATGGTGGATTTAAAGAAATTCAGTTTGAAGTTTCTGGTGAAGATGTTTATGGTACGTTAAAGTTTGAAGCTGGTGTACATCGTGTACAACGTGTGCCACAAACCGAAACACAAGGACGTGTACATACAAGTGCAGCAACGGTAATGGTGTTTCCTGAAGCAGAGGAGTTTGATATAGAAATTAATCCTAAAGATGTAAGAATAGATTTTTTCTGTTCTTCTGGTCCTGGTGGGCAATCTGTAAACACAACATATTCTGCGGTACGTTTAACACACATACCAACTGGTTTGGTGGCGCAATGTCAAGACCAAAAGTCGCAACATAAAAATAAAGAGAAAGCATTTAAAGTATTACGCTCGCGTTTGTACGATTTAGAACTTGCTAAAAAGCAAGAAGAAGATGCTGCAAAACGTGGTAGTATGGTAAGTTCTGGAGACAGAAGTGCCAAAATTAGAACATACAACTACCCGCAAGGGCGTGTAACAGACCACAGAATTGGTTTAACGCTTTACGATTTACAAAATATTATAAATGGCGATATTCAAAAAATAATAGACGAATTACAATTAGCTGAAAATACCGAGAAGTTAAAAGCTAGTGATGAACATATTTAA
- a CDS encoding adenosylcobalamin-dependent ribonucleoside-diphosphate reductase codes for MNAELTHSPSKTYSQNDAFIASLEYFKDDDLAARVWLNKYALKDSQGNIYELTPNDMHHRIAKEIARIETKYVNPLSEDEIFNLIKNFKYIVPQGSPMAGIGNPFQLASLSNCFVIGNSGDSDSYGGIMKIDQEQVQLMKRRGGVGHDLSHIRPKGTSVKNSALTSTGLVPFMERYSNSTREVAQDGRRGALMLSVSINHPDSEDFINAKLEQGKITGANVSVRIDDEFMKAVKTNSSYIQKYPVYSKKPKVSKTIDANELWKKIVHNAWKSAEPGILFWDTIINESIPDCYADLGYKTVSTNPCGEIPLCPYDSCRLLAINLFSYVENPFTNKANFNFKLFKKHVAIAQRIMDDIIDLELEKIDKILEKIDSDPEFDEIKRIERNLWINIKHKAEEGRRTGVGITAEGDMLAALGIQYGSKKGNEFSLKVHKTIAIEAYRASVNLAKERGAFSIYDAEREKNNPFIKRLKDADSKLYYEMLEYGRRNIALLTIAPTGTTSLMTQTTSGIEPVFMPVYKRRRKVNPGDKDVHVDFVDEVGDSWEEYVVFHHRFKQWMEVNGIDTTINYSQSEIDELIKKSPYYKATSNDIDWLSKVSMQGAIQKWVDHSISVTINLPNDVTEDLVGELYLKAWEVGCKGVTVYRDGSRSGVLISVDDKKENKTNGKLTTFPIKRPQTLEADVVRFQNNKEKWIAFIGLIDEKPYEIFTGLADDEDGILLPRWVNNGLIIKNRNEDGSSRYDFQYKNKRGYKTTIEGLSHKFNPEFWNYAKFISSTLRHGMPIDKIVDLINSLQLDSESINTWKNGVVRALKRYVEDGTKVKGQRCENCKSENLIYQEGCLTCKDCGSSKCG; via the coding sequence ATGAATGCAGAACTCACCCATTCCCCTTCAAAAACGTACTCGCAAAACGATGCGTTTATCGCTTCACTAGAATATTTTAAAGACGACGATCTAGCTGCCCGTGTGTGGCTAAATAAATATGCACTTAAGGATTCTCAAGGCAATATTTATGAGCTAACACCAAACGATATGCACCATCGTATCGCAAAAGAAATTGCAAGAATAGAAACCAAATATGTTAATCCGCTTTCAGAAGATGAGATTTTTAATCTGATTAAGAATTTTAAATACATAGTGCCACAAGGAAGTCCAATGGCGGGAATTGGTAATCCGTTTCAATTAGCATCACTTTCTAATTGCTTTGTAATAGGAAACTCTGGGGATTCTGATTCTTATGGAGGAATCATGAAAATTGATCAGGAACAGGTACAACTCATGAAACGACGTGGTGGTGTTGGTCACGATTTGTCTCATATACGCCCAAAAGGGACATCAGTTAAAAATTCTGCTTTAACATCAACAGGTTTAGTACCTTTTATGGAGCGCTATTCAAATTCAACCAGAGAAGTTGCTCAAGATGGTAGGCGAGGAGCTTTAATGTTATCGGTTTCTATAAATCATCCCGATTCAGAAGATTTTATAAATGCTAAATTAGAACAGGGTAAAATTACCGGTGCAAATGTTTCTGTTAGAATAGATGATGAATTTATGAAAGCTGTTAAAACCAATAGTAGCTACATTCAAAAATACCCGGTTTACAGTAAAAAGCCTAAGGTTTCTAAAACAATTGATGCCAATGAACTATGGAAAAAAATTGTACACAACGCATGGAAATCTGCAGAACCAGGAATCTTATTCTGGGATACTATAATTAATGAATCTATTCCTGATTGTTATGCCGATTTAGGTTATAAAACGGTGTCAACAAATCCTTGTGGAGAAATACCTTTGTGTCCTTATGATTCCTGTAGATTGTTGGCTATAAATCTATTTTCTTATGTAGAAAATCCGTTTACAAATAAGGCTAATTTCAACTTTAAATTATTTAAAAAGCACGTTGCTATTGCACAACGCATAATGGATGATATCATTGATTTAGAACTTGAAAAAATTGATAAGATTTTAGAAAAAATTGATTCAGATCCAGAGTTCGATGAAATTAAAAGAATAGAACGTAATTTATGGATTAATATTAAGCACAAAGCTGAAGAAGGTCGAAGAACAGGTGTTGGTATAACAGCAGAGGGTGATATGTTAGCGGCTCTTGGTATTCAATATGGAAGTAAAAAAGGCAATGAGTTTTCTTTAAAAGTGCATAAAACTATTGCCATTGAAGCATATCGTGCTTCTGTTAATTTAGCAAAAGAACGTGGTGCATTTTCAATTTATGATGCAGAACGTGAAAAGAATAATCCTTTTATTAAGCGTTTAAAAGATGCAGATAGTAAGTTGTATTATGAGATGTTAGAATATGGTAGAAGAAATATTGCGCTTTTAACAATTGCTCCAACAGGAACAACGAGTTTAATGACTCAAACAACATCTGGTATAGAACCTGTTTTTATGCCTGTTTACAAACGTAGAAGAAAAGTTAATCCAGGAGATAAAGATGTGCATGTTGATTTTGTTGATGAGGTTGGAGACTCTTGGGAAGAGTATGTCGTTTTCCACCATCGTTTTAAGCAATGGATGGAAGTAAATGGTATTGATACCACTATAAACTATTCGCAAAGTGAAATAGATGAGTTAATTAAAAAATCGCCTTATTATAAAGCAACTTCTAATGATATTGATTGGTTAAGTAAAGTAAGTATGCAAGGAGCCATACAAAAATGGGTAGATCACTCAATTAGTGTTACTATTAATTTGCCTAACGATGTTACAGAGGATTTGGTTGGCGAATTATATTTAAAAGCTTGGGAAGTAGGTTGTAAAGGTGTAACTGTATATAGAGATGGTTCACGGTCTGGTGTTTTAATTTCTGTTGATGATAAAAAAGAGAACAAAACCAATGGAAAGTTAACAACATTTCCAATAAAACGCCCACAAACCCTAGAAGCCGATGTGGTTCGTTTTCAGAATAATAAAGAAAAATGGATTGCATTTATCGGGTTAATTGATGAAAAACCATATGAAATTTTCACTGGTTTGGCCGATGATGAAGATGGTATTTTGCTACCACGTTGGGTAAACAATGGCTTAATTATAAAAAACAGAAATGAAGATGGTAGTTCGCGTTACGATTTTCAATATAAAAATAAAAGAGGTTATAAAACCACCATTGAAGGTTTGTCGCATAAGTTTAATCCAGAATTTTGGAATTATGCAAAATTTATTTCTAGTACGTTGCGCCACGGTATGCCAATAGATAAAATTGTAGATTTAATCAATAGTTTGCAACTGGATAGTGAATCTATAAACACATGGAAAAATGGTGTTGTACGAGCTTTAAAACGTTATGTAGAAGACGGGACTAAAGTAAAAGGGCAACGGTGCGAAAATTGTAAATCAGAAAATTTAATTTATCAAGAGGGCTGTTTAACTTGTAAAGATTGTGGTTCCTCTAAGTGCGGTTAA
- a CDS encoding DUF3078 domain-containing protein: MKTLSLLIFCLFFQFVSAQPDSLFIKEKLPKYLGPQWTQKNRVSIDLNEVAFVNWNSGGTNSISGLLGLRSSYNYKDKYFVWKNNALIDYGINKQEKRETRKTDDLFEVNSNLGFKPDSISNWFYSARLNFRTQLSNGYNYPNKEEPISRLMAPGYLFFGGGMEYGKDIDELSFYFSPITLKATFVLDEDLANAGAFGVVPAILDDEGNVIVEGERIRKELGVLVTNSYEMEIVENINLKHQVSLYSDYINNFGNIDFDWRVDFDFKVNSFVRATLGSHLRYDDDVKTSVPTEVEGEFDEAGAKIQWKQFLGVGFAVDF; encoded by the coding sequence ATGAAAACCCTCTCATTACTTATTTTTTGTTTATTTTTTCAATTTGTTTCTGCACAACCAGATTCACTTTTCATAAAAGAAAAGCTGCCAAAATACTTAGGACCACAATGGACTCAAAAAAATAGAGTTTCAATTGATTTAAACGAAGTAGCTTTTGTTAATTGGAATTCTGGTGGTACTAATTCCATTTCAGGGTTATTAGGTTTAAGATCTTCTTATAATTATAAAGACAAATATTTTGTTTGGAAAAACAATGCGTTGATTGATTATGGTATTAATAAACAAGAGAAAAGAGAAACCAGAAAAACAGACGATTTATTTGAGGTAAATTCTAATTTAGGCTTTAAACCAGATAGTATTTCAAACTGGTTTTATTCTGCTCGTTTAAATTTTAGAACGCAATTATCAAATGGTTATAATTACCCAAATAAAGAAGAACCTATTTCTAGATTAATGGCTCCTGGATATCTCTTTTTTGGTGGCGGAATGGAATACGGAAAAGATATAGATGAGCTATCTTTTTATTTTTCACCAATAACCTTAAAAGCAACCTTTGTTTTAGACGAAGATTTGGCAAATGCAGGTGCATTTGGAGTTGTTCCTGCAATTTTAGATGATGAAGGTAATGTAATTGTTGAAGGAGAACGTATAAGAAAAGAGTTGGGTGTTTTGGTAACTAACAGTTACGAAATGGAAATAGTCGAAAATATTAACCTCAAGCATCAAGTGAGTTTATATTCTGATTATATAAACAATTTTGGGAATATAGATTTCGACTGGAGAGTAGACTTCGATTTTAAAGTAAATAGTTTTGTTAGGGCAACTTTAGGTTCTCATTTAAGGTATGATGATGATGTTAAAACTTCTGTGCCAACAGAAGTAGAAGGAGAGTTTGATGAAGCAGGTGCTAAAATACAGTGGAAACAGTTTTTAGGTGTAGGTTTTGCTGTAGACTTCTAA
- a CDS encoding AIR synthase related protein gives MSQEVSKRYAQRGVSASKEDVHNAIKNIDKGLFPKAFCKIVPDYLTNDEDYCLIMHADGAGTKSSLAYMYWKETGDVSVWKGIAQDALIMNIDDLLCVGATDNIMLSSTIGRNKNLIPGEVISAIINGTEELISELKNFGVTIHSTGGETADVGDLVRTIIVDSTVTARMKRSNVIDNANIKAGDVIVGLESFGQATYEKAYNGGMGSNGLTSARHDVFSKYLAEKYPESFDASVPEDLVYSGNVKLTDSVKDSPIDAGKLVLSPTRTYAPIIKAILSEYNSETIHGMVHCSGGAQTKILHFVDEFHIVKDNMFPIPPLFKLIQEQSKTDWKEMYQVFNCGHRMELYVSAEIADHIIEISKSFNVDAQTIGRVEASKNKKLTIKSEFGEFTY, from the coding sequence ATGAGTCAAGAAGTTTCAAAACGATATGCACAACGTGGTGTATCGGCATCAAAAGAAGATGTCCACAATGCTATAAAAAATATAGATAAAGGATTATTTCCTAAAGCTTTCTGTAAAATAGTACCAGATTATTTAACAAATGATGAGGATTACTGCTTAATTATGCATGCAGATGGAGCAGGTACAAAGAGTTCTTTAGCTTATATGTATTGGAAAGAAACTGGAGATGTTTCAGTGTGGAAAGGTATAGCACAAGATGCCTTAATAATGAATATTGACGATTTACTTTGTGTTGGAGCAACTGATAACATTATGCTATCTTCAACTATAGGGAGAAATAAAAATTTAATTCCGGGAGAAGTTATTTCAGCAATTATAAATGGTACTGAAGAATTGATTTCAGAATTAAAAAACTTTGGAGTAACAATTCATTCAACAGGAGGAGAAACTGCCGATGTTGGCGATTTAGTTCGAACAATTATTGTAGATTCTACGGTAACCGCTAGAATGAAACGTAGTAATGTTATTGATAATGCTAACATTAAAGCTGGAGATGTTATTGTAGGTTTAGAAAGTTTTGGTCAAGCAACTTACGAGAAAGCTTATAATGGCGGGATGGGTAGTAATGGATTAACTTCTGCTCGTCATGATGTATTTAGTAAATATTTAGCTGAAAAATACCCTGAAAGTTTTGATGCTTCGGTGCCAGAAGATTTAGTATACTCTGGTAACGTGAAATTAACCGATAGTGTTAAAGATTCTCCTATTGATGCTGGAAAATTAGTGTTGTCTCCAACGCGTACTTATGCACCTATTATAAAAGCTATCTTATCAGAATATAATAGTGAAACTATTCATGGTATGGTGCATTGCTCTGGAGGCGCTCAAACAAAAATTCTTCATTTTGTTGATGAATTTCATATTGTAAAAGATAATATGTTTCCTATTCCTCCACTATTCAAACTAATACAAGAGCAAAGTAAAACAGATTGGAAAGAAATGTATCAAGTGTTTAACTGTGGGCATAGAATGGAGTTATATGTATCTGCAGAAATCGCAGACCATATTATTGAAATTTCTAAATCTTTTAATGTTGATGCTCAAACAATTGGTCGTGTTGAAGCTTCAAAAAATAAAAAGCTTACAATAAAATCAGAGTTTGGTGAGTTTACATATTAA